From the genome of Miscanthus floridulus cultivar M001 chromosome 10, ASM1932011v1, whole genome shotgun sequence, one region includes:
- the LOC136486130 gene encoding putative disease resistance protein RGA3 isoform X1, which translates to MKHHKPADDPKYSHHWASRSRLHPALCNTNSEVWYSGAHVAEEKKEDHIWRWHSNSSKSLSSRRNSTLFVKEHFSNTKTERRDAYLSTCLPRKLISGTGESIRKMTGVEAAAISALVSGTLKVVGNKLAPLLIKEYSSIVGVKEDLQELHDLVEEINLWLEKTAENSTFAWLKKLKDISYDVDDVVDEFQLKAEKHDSNGDSGIVSKYLCTIPKSFVFQCNSANKIKAIKKRFAAIVKQRTDYQAITKSVDPPVQLTNMRTKEVTSLPNVDEALVVGRDKDKQEIISMLEENDDQQKIKIVSVIGLGGSGKTTLAKLVFNDGNIIERHLFEVRLWVHVSKEFVVNDLIKKLFEAFSDNNPGTHALPYMNQTISDKLKGKRFLLVLDDVWTNSRDEWEEFMVCLKVGAPKSRILLTTRNREVAVIVGSTNQFYLPFLSPNDSWKLFQQSLVTPPTSWDFEEVGKAIVDKCGGVPLAIKVLAGALHGKERIEEWQDVRERNLLNVDGKEDRVAACLRLSYSHLPFNLKQCFKICSLFPKGHRIDKEQLIDLWIAHDMIAVEDGVDCLDLEHVGHNHFESLLQVYFLQNVYERYGRVTCGMHDLVHDLALSILGDEISLDMPNEASSSTTKSYRYFSLIKQTEHMAPKFFFRKARAVYMRKYEHYIYAMALKHAKHLRSVMAGYLNAEGANTISQVKYLKYLAVSILDCKKLPDTMSDVWSLQALHVTHSYSLVEIPESIGKLKKLRTLKLSGCIKLKSLPDSIGDCHMISSIDLCSCSMLTVLPDSIGKLQKLRTLNLSGCTKLKSLPDSIGDCHMISSIYLCSCIMLTVLPDSIGKLQKLRTLNLSSCTELKCLPDSIGGCQTISSIDLYRCNKITVLPDSIGRNEKLRVLRLGFTQIGRLPSIITTLRNLECLDLHSCRELVELPEGIGNLDKLQVLNLNYCEKLGGMPIGIEQLSRLQKLGLFAIGKGEKFAGMSELANVSRFCEELTIIGIQHVMDTNDAHVVCLKQKTNLQRLGLKWMADYTKEVNTELEQAVLDGLEPPPGIKRLDIHGYSGRQYAGWMQSQVGGGVQGPAPFPFLRVMWLCDLPNLKHLDGLVELPCLEELLLLRMPSLESISGGPFPSLVKLKMGYLPCLGEVWMVPERTMPDVEDGGGCYNYNLTPHLGQVRVGSCLTELEIRRCPKLEVMPHLPPSLQRLSLQGSEQVLQSPGQCQGSSSSPSFNKLKKLQLWNVTGLGSGHGWELLQHMAALESLEINSFSGVQTEVPESLWSLTSLWSLEVCGWSNIRMLPESLGKLRSLQKLSIVICDSLISLPQSMGKLSSLQELVIQSCEALHQLSLGELCSLRKLKITYLRGLTCLPQSICRLTTSLQELRIHHCPGIKSLPEGLKDLTALKKLMIYNCPDLERRCKRGTGEDWHLISHIPDVSIHGFDG; encoded by the coding sequence GAAATTAATATCTGGCACAGGAGAATCTATAAGAAAAATGACCGGGGTAGAAGCTGCTGCCATATCTGCTTTAGTATCTGGAACCTTGAAGGTTGTGGGCAACAAATTAGCTCCACTACTAATCAAAGAGTACAGCTCTATAGTGGGTGTCAAGGAAGATCTCCAGGAGCTCCATGATCTTGTTGAGGAGATCAACCTTTGGCTGGAAAAAACAGCAGAAAATTCTACATTTGCTTGGCTGAAAAAGTTGAAAGATATTTCTTATGATGTTGATGATGTTGTTGATGAGTTCCAGCTAAAGGCTGAAAAACATGACTCCAATGGTGACAGTGGTATTGTGTCCAAATACCTGTGCACAATACCAAAATCATTTGTTTTTCAATGCAACTCAGCCAACAAGATCAAGGCAATCAAGAAGAGATTTGCTGCAATCGTGAAGCAAAGAACTGACTACCAAGCAATAACAAAGAGTGTGGATCCTCCTGTTCAACTTACGAACATGAGAACAAAGGAGGTGACATCATTGCCTAATGTTGACGAGGCATTAGTAGTTGGAAGAGATAAAGATAAGCAGGAGATAATATCCATGCTTGAAGAGAATGATGATCAACAGAAAATTAAGATAGTTTCGGTCATCGGGCTTGGTGGGTCAGGGAAGACTACCTTGGCTAAACTGGTTTTCAATGATGGTAACATTATAGAGAGGCATTTATTTGAAGTTAGACTATGGGTTCATGTgtcaaaagaatttgttgtcaatgATCTCATCAAAAAATTGTTTGAAGCTTTTTCTGACAATAATCCAGGAACCCATGCCTTGCCTTATATGAACCAAACTATCTCGGACAAGTTGAAGGGCAAAAGGTTTCTTCTTGTATTGGATGATGTTTGGACCAACTCACGAGATGAGTGGGAAGAATTCATGGTATGTCTAAAGGTTGGCGCACCTAAAAGCAGGATTTTACTTACTACTCGTAACAGAGAAGTTGCGGTAATAGTGGGATCCACCAACCAATTTTACTTACCATTCTTGTCTCCAAATGATAGCTGGAAACTATTCCAACAAAGCTTGGTAACACCTCCTACTAGTTGGGATTTTGAAGAGGTTGGGAAAGCGATTGTGGACAAATGTGGTGGGGTGCCACTAGCAATTAAAGTACTTGCAGGTGCTCTCCATGGGAAGGAGCGGATAGAAGAGTGGCAGGATGTGAGAGAGAGAAATTTATTGAATGTTGatggtaaagaagatagagtagcTGCATGCTTAAGGTTAAGCTATTCCCATCTGCCATTTAATCTCAAGCAGTGTTTTAAAATATGTTCATTGTTTCCTAAAGGTCATAGGATTGATAAAGAGCAATTGATTGACCTATGGATTGCTCATGATATGATCGCTGTAGAGGATGGTGTTGATTGCTTGGACTTGGAGCATGTTGGCCACAACCACTTTGAGTCTCTTCTGCAAGTGTATTTCCTACAAAACGTCTACGAAAGATATGGGAGAGTGACATGTGGGATGCATGATTTGGTTCATGATCTTGCCTTGTCCATCTTGGGTGATGAAATTTCACTTGACATGCCAAACGAGGCAAGCAGCAGTACCACAAAGAGCTATAGATATTTTTCTTTGATTAAACAGACAGAACATATGGCACCtaaatttttttttagaaaagcaCGTGCTGTATATATGCGTAAGTATGAACATTACATATATGCCATGGCATTGAAGCATGCAAAGCACTTGCGCAGTGTTATGGCGGGATATCTCAATGCAGAAGGAGCTAACACCATATCTCAAGTTAAGTATCTGAAATATCTTGCCGTTTCAATACTAGATTGTAAAAAACTTCCTGACACTATGTCAGATGTTTGGAGCCTGCAAGCACTTCATGTAACACACAGCTATTCACTTGTCGAGATACCGGAATCCATTGGTAAGCTGAAAAAGTTAAGAACACTAAAGTTGTCGGGCTGTATAAAGCTGAAGAGTTTGCCAGATTCTATTGGTGATTGTCATATGATTTCAAGTATCGATCTTTGCAGTTGCAGTATGCTTACAGTGTTGCCAGACTCTATTGGTAAGTTGCAGAAGTTAAGAACACTAAACTTGTCGGGCTGTACGAAGCTAAAGAGTTTGCCAGATTCTATTGGTGATTGTCATATGATTTCAAGTATTTATCTTTGCAGTTGCATTATGCTTACAGTGTTGCCAGACTCTATTGGTAAGTTGCAGAAGTTAAGAACATTGAACCTATCAAGTTGTACAGAGCTGAAATGCTTACCAGATTCCATTGGGGGTTGTCAAACGATTTCAAGCATTGATCTTTACAGATGCAATAAGATTACAGTGTTGCCAGACTCTATTGGTAGAAATGAGAAGCTAAGAGTTTTGAGACTAGGTTTCACCCAAATTGGGAGGCTTCCATCAATTATCACAACACTGCGAAATCTGGAGTGTTTGGACCTTCACTCTTGCCGTGAGCTAGTAGAGTTGCCTGAAGGCATCGGCAACTTGGATAAGCTTCAAGTTTTGAACCTAAATTATTGTGAAAAATTGGGAGGAATGCCTATTGGCATTGAACAGCTCAGTCGACTACAAAAGTTGGGCCTATTTGCTATTGGTAAGGGAGAAAAGTTCGCTGGAATGTCAGAGCTTGCAAATGTATCTAGGTTTTGTGAGGAGCTAACAATCATAGGTATTCAACATGTGATGGATACGAATGATGCACACGTGGTATGCTTGAAACAGAAGACAAACTTACAGAGGTTGGGCCTAAAGTGGATGGCAGATTACACAAAAGAGGTAAACACTGAGTTGGAGCAGGCTGTCCTTGATGGTCTGGAACCACCACCTGGTATTAAAAGGCTGGACATTCATGGGTATTCAGGTAGGCAATATGCAGGGTGGATGCAAAGTCAAGTTGGTGGTGGAGTACAGGGCCCTGCTCCCTTCCCATTTTTGAGGGTGATGTGGCTATGTGATTTGCCGAACTTGAAGCATCTAGATGGGCTTGTCGAGCTACCTTGTTTGGAGGAGCTTTTGCTGCTAAGGATGCCTTCTCTTGAGAGCATAAGTGGAGGCCCATTTCCTTCGCTGGTGAAGTTGAAGATGGGTTATCTGCCTTGTTTGGGAGAGGTGTGGATGGTACCAGAGAGGACCATGCCCGATGTAGAAGATGGGGGAGGCTGCTACAACTACAATTTAACACCTCACTTGGGACAAGTCCGAGTTGGTAGCTGCTTAACAGAGTTAGAGATCCGTCGTTGTCCTAAGTTGGAGGTGATGCCGCACCTTCCTCCGTCGCTGCAgcgcttgagcttgcagggcagTGAGCAGGTGCTGCAGTCACCAGGCCAATGCCAGGGGTCTTCTTCGTCCCCCAGTTTTAACAAACTGAAGAAGCTTCAACTATGGAATGTGACAGGATTAGGATCTGGGCATGGGTGGGAACTGCTGCAACATATGGCGGCACTCGAGTCATTGGAGATTAATTCCTTCTCTGGAGTGCAAACCGAGGTGCCTGAGAGCTTGTGGAGCCTCACATCCCTCTGGTCCCTGGAAGTGTGCGGCTGGTCTAATATCCGCATGCTACCCGAGTCGCTAGGGAAACTCCGGTCTCTACAAAAGTTGAGCATCGTAATCTGCGATAGCCTGATCAGTCTCCCCCAATCAATGGGAAAACTCTCATCCCTCCAGGAGCTCGTGATACAATCATGCGAAGCACTTCACCAGTTGAGCCTCGGAGAACTCTGCTCTCTACGCAAACTCAAGATTACTTATTTGAGGGGGCTGACTTGCCTTCCACAATCCATCTGCCGCCTCACCACCTCTCTTCAAGAGCTCAGAATCCACCACTGCCCGGGCATCAAATCCTTGCCGGAGGGGTTAAAGGACCTCACGGCTCTGAAGAAATTGATGATCTACAACTGCCCTGATCTGGAGAGGCGCTGCAAGAGAGGAACAGGGGAGGACTGGCACCTCATCTCCCACATCCCTGATGTCTCCATTCATGGTTTTGACGGATGA
- the LOC136486130 gene encoding putative disease resistance protein RGA3 isoform X2, producing MTGVEAAAISALVSGTLKVVGNKLAPLLIKEYSSIVGVKEDLQELHDLVEEINLWLEKTAENSTFAWLKKLKDISYDVDDVVDEFQLKAEKHDSNGDSGIVSKYLCTIPKSFVFQCNSANKIKAIKKRFAAIVKQRTDYQAITKSVDPPVQLTNMRTKEVTSLPNVDEALVVGRDKDKQEIISMLEENDDQQKIKIVSVIGLGGSGKTTLAKLVFNDGNIIERHLFEVRLWVHVSKEFVVNDLIKKLFEAFSDNNPGTHALPYMNQTISDKLKGKRFLLVLDDVWTNSRDEWEEFMVCLKVGAPKSRILLTTRNREVAVIVGSTNQFYLPFLSPNDSWKLFQQSLVTPPTSWDFEEVGKAIVDKCGGVPLAIKVLAGALHGKERIEEWQDVRERNLLNVDGKEDRVAACLRLSYSHLPFNLKQCFKICSLFPKGHRIDKEQLIDLWIAHDMIAVEDGVDCLDLEHVGHNHFESLLQVYFLQNVYERYGRVTCGMHDLVHDLALSILGDEISLDMPNEASSSTTKSYRYFSLIKQTEHMAPKFFFRKARAVYMRKYEHYIYAMALKHAKHLRSVMAGYLNAEGANTISQVKYLKYLAVSILDCKKLPDTMSDVWSLQALHVTHSYSLVEIPESIGKLKKLRTLKLSGCIKLKSLPDSIGDCHMISSIDLCSCSMLTVLPDSIGKLQKLRTLNLSGCTKLKSLPDSIGDCHMISSIYLCSCIMLTVLPDSIGKLQKLRTLNLSSCTELKCLPDSIGGCQTISSIDLYRCNKITVLPDSIGRNEKLRVLRLGFTQIGRLPSIITTLRNLECLDLHSCRELVELPEGIGNLDKLQVLNLNYCEKLGGMPIGIEQLSRLQKLGLFAIGKGEKFAGMSELANVSRFCEELTIIGIQHVMDTNDAHVVCLKQKTNLQRLGLKWMADYTKEVNTELEQAVLDGLEPPPGIKRLDIHGYSGRQYAGWMQSQVGGGVQGPAPFPFLRVMWLCDLPNLKHLDGLVELPCLEELLLLRMPSLESISGGPFPSLVKLKMGYLPCLGEVWMVPERTMPDVEDGGGCYNYNLTPHLGQVRVGSCLTELEIRRCPKLEVMPHLPPSLQRLSLQGSEQVLQSPGQCQGSSSSPSFNKLKKLQLWNVTGLGSGHGWELLQHMAALESLEINSFSGVQTEVPESLWSLTSLWSLEVCGWSNIRMLPESLGKLRSLQKLSIVICDSLISLPQSMGKLSSLQELVIQSCEALHQLSLGELCSLRKLKITYLRGLTCLPQSICRLTTSLQELRIHHCPGIKSLPEGLKDLTALKKLMIYNCPDLERRCKRGTGEDWHLISHIPDVSIHGFDG from the coding sequence ATGACCGGGGTAGAAGCTGCTGCCATATCTGCTTTAGTATCTGGAACCTTGAAGGTTGTGGGCAACAAATTAGCTCCACTACTAATCAAAGAGTACAGCTCTATAGTGGGTGTCAAGGAAGATCTCCAGGAGCTCCATGATCTTGTTGAGGAGATCAACCTTTGGCTGGAAAAAACAGCAGAAAATTCTACATTTGCTTGGCTGAAAAAGTTGAAAGATATTTCTTATGATGTTGATGATGTTGTTGATGAGTTCCAGCTAAAGGCTGAAAAACATGACTCCAATGGTGACAGTGGTATTGTGTCCAAATACCTGTGCACAATACCAAAATCATTTGTTTTTCAATGCAACTCAGCCAACAAGATCAAGGCAATCAAGAAGAGATTTGCTGCAATCGTGAAGCAAAGAACTGACTACCAAGCAATAACAAAGAGTGTGGATCCTCCTGTTCAACTTACGAACATGAGAACAAAGGAGGTGACATCATTGCCTAATGTTGACGAGGCATTAGTAGTTGGAAGAGATAAAGATAAGCAGGAGATAATATCCATGCTTGAAGAGAATGATGATCAACAGAAAATTAAGATAGTTTCGGTCATCGGGCTTGGTGGGTCAGGGAAGACTACCTTGGCTAAACTGGTTTTCAATGATGGTAACATTATAGAGAGGCATTTATTTGAAGTTAGACTATGGGTTCATGTgtcaaaagaatttgttgtcaatgATCTCATCAAAAAATTGTTTGAAGCTTTTTCTGACAATAATCCAGGAACCCATGCCTTGCCTTATATGAACCAAACTATCTCGGACAAGTTGAAGGGCAAAAGGTTTCTTCTTGTATTGGATGATGTTTGGACCAACTCACGAGATGAGTGGGAAGAATTCATGGTATGTCTAAAGGTTGGCGCACCTAAAAGCAGGATTTTACTTACTACTCGTAACAGAGAAGTTGCGGTAATAGTGGGATCCACCAACCAATTTTACTTACCATTCTTGTCTCCAAATGATAGCTGGAAACTATTCCAACAAAGCTTGGTAACACCTCCTACTAGTTGGGATTTTGAAGAGGTTGGGAAAGCGATTGTGGACAAATGTGGTGGGGTGCCACTAGCAATTAAAGTACTTGCAGGTGCTCTCCATGGGAAGGAGCGGATAGAAGAGTGGCAGGATGTGAGAGAGAGAAATTTATTGAATGTTGatggtaaagaagatagagtagcTGCATGCTTAAGGTTAAGCTATTCCCATCTGCCATTTAATCTCAAGCAGTGTTTTAAAATATGTTCATTGTTTCCTAAAGGTCATAGGATTGATAAAGAGCAATTGATTGACCTATGGATTGCTCATGATATGATCGCTGTAGAGGATGGTGTTGATTGCTTGGACTTGGAGCATGTTGGCCACAACCACTTTGAGTCTCTTCTGCAAGTGTATTTCCTACAAAACGTCTACGAAAGATATGGGAGAGTGACATGTGGGATGCATGATTTGGTTCATGATCTTGCCTTGTCCATCTTGGGTGATGAAATTTCACTTGACATGCCAAACGAGGCAAGCAGCAGTACCACAAAGAGCTATAGATATTTTTCTTTGATTAAACAGACAGAACATATGGCACCtaaatttttttttagaaaagcaCGTGCTGTATATATGCGTAAGTATGAACATTACATATATGCCATGGCATTGAAGCATGCAAAGCACTTGCGCAGTGTTATGGCGGGATATCTCAATGCAGAAGGAGCTAACACCATATCTCAAGTTAAGTATCTGAAATATCTTGCCGTTTCAATACTAGATTGTAAAAAACTTCCTGACACTATGTCAGATGTTTGGAGCCTGCAAGCACTTCATGTAACACACAGCTATTCACTTGTCGAGATACCGGAATCCATTGGTAAGCTGAAAAAGTTAAGAACACTAAAGTTGTCGGGCTGTATAAAGCTGAAGAGTTTGCCAGATTCTATTGGTGATTGTCATATGATTTCAAGTATCGATCTTTGCAGTTGCAGTATGCTTACAGTGTTGCCAGACTCTATTGGTAAGTTGCAGAAGTTAAGAACACTAAACTTGTCGGGCTGTACGAAGCTAAAGAGTTTGCCAGATTCTATTGGTGATTGTCATATGATTTCAAGTATTTATCTTTGCAGTTGCATTATGCTTACAGTGTTGCCAGACTCTATTGGTAAGTTGCAGAAGTTAAGAACATTGAACCTATCAAGTTGTACAGAGCTGAAATGCTTACCAGATTCCATTGGGGGTTGTCAAACGATTTCAAGCATTGATCTTTACAGATGCAATAAGATTACAGTGTTGCCAGACTCTATTGGTAGAAATGAGAAGCTAAGAGTTTTGAGACTAGGTTTCACCCAAATTGGGAGGCTTCCATCAATTATCACAACACTGCGAAATCTGGAGTGTTTGGACCTTCACTCTTGCCGTGAGCTAGTAGAGTTGCCTGAAGGCATCGGCAACTTGGATAAGCTTCAAGTTTTGAACCTAAATTATTGTGAAAAATTGGGAGGAATGCCTATTGGCATTGAACAGCTCAGTCGACTACAAAAGTTGGGCCTATTTGCTATTGGTAAGGGAGAAAAGTTCGCTGGAATGTCAGAGCTTGCAAATGTATCTAGGTTTTGTGAGGAGCTAACAATCATAGGTATTCAACATGTGATGGATACGAATGATGCACACGTGGTATGCTTGAAACAGAAGACAAACTTACAGAGGTTGGGCCTAAAGTGGATGGCAGATTACACAAAAGAGGTAAACACTGAGTTGGAGCAGGCTGTCCTTGATGGTCTGGAACCACCACCTGGTATTAAAAGGCTGGACATTCATGGGTATTCAGGTAGGCAATATGCAGGGTGGATGCAAAGTCAAGTTGGTGGTGGAGTACAGGGCCCTGCTCCCTTCCCATTTTTGAGGGTGATGTGGCTATGTGATTTGCCGAACTTGAAGCATCTAGATGGGCTTGTCGAGCTACCTTGTTTGGAGGAGCTTTTGCTGCTAAGGATGCCTTCTCTTGAGAGCATAAGTGGAGGCCCATTTCCTTCGCTGGTGAAGTTGAAGATGGGTTATCTGCCTTGTTTGGGAGAGGTGTGGATGGTACCAGAGAGGACCATGCCCGATGTAGAAGATGGGGGAGGCTGCTACAACTACAATTTAACACCTCACTTGGGACAAGTCCGAGTTGGTAGCTGCTTAACAGAGTTAGAGATCCGTCGTTGTCCTAAGTTGGAGGTGATGCCGCACCTTCCTCCGTCGCTGCAgcgcttgagcttgcagggcagTGAGCAGGTGCTGCAGTCACCAGGCCAATGCCAGGGGTCTTCTTCGTCCCCCAGTTTTAACAAACTGAAGAAGCTTCAACTATGGAATGTGACAGGATTAGGATCTGGGCATGGGTGGGAACTGCTGCAACATATGGCGGCACTCGAGTCATTGGAGATTAATTCCTTCTCTGGAGTGCAAACCGAGGTGCCTGAGAGCTTGTGGAGCCTCACATCCCTCTGGTCCCTGGAAGTGTGCGGCTGGTCTAATATCCGCATGCTACCCGAGTCGCTAGGGAAACTCCGGTCTCTACAAAAGTTGAGCATCGTAATCTGCGATAGCCTGATCAGTCTCCCCCAATCAATGGGAAAACTCTCATCCCTCCAGGAGCTCGTGATACAATCATGCGAAGCACTTCACCAGTTGAGCCTCGGAGAACTCTGCTCTCTACGCAAACTCAAGATTACTTATTTGAGGGGGCTGACTTGCCTTCCACAATCCATCTGCCGCCTCACCACCTCTCTTCAAGAGCTCAGAATCCACCACTGCCCGGGCATCAAATCCTTGCCGGAGGGGTTAAAGGACCTCACGGCTCTGAAGAAATTGATGATCTACAACTGCCCTGATCTGGAGAGGCGCTGCAAGAGAGGAACAGGGGAGGACTGGCACCTCATCTCCCACATCCCTGATGTCTCCATTCATGGTTTTGACGGATGA